The Verrucomicrobiota bacterium genome segment CTGGTTTTTTGCAATACCCGGTCCGGCGCAGAGAACATCGGCCTGCGCCTGAAACAGCTCCTGCCGGAGCTGGCCGGCCGGATCGAGATCCATCACTCGTCGCTGGACCGCAGCGTACGCCTGCAGGTGGAGGATCGGCTCAAGAACGGGGAACTGCGCGCCGTGGTCTGTTCGACCAGCCTTGAAATGGGCATCGACGTCGGGGCGATCGACCTGGTGATCATGGTCTCGACGCCGAAAGGGATCTCGCGGACCTTGCAGCGGCTCGGCCGAGCCGGCCATTCCATCCACCAGACCAGTTACGGCGTGCTGGTCGCGACCAACATCAACGACCTGATCGAATGCGTCGTCACCGCACGGCTCACGCGTGAGCGCCGGCTCGATCCGGTCCGGATCCCTGAGCTTTGTTGGGACGTGATCGCGCAGCACGTGGTCGGTATGGCGATGGCTGCGCCGATGATTCATCGCGAGGAGGTGTTGGCCGTATTGCGAAGGGCCTGGCCTTGCCGCGCCCTTACCGCCGAAGGGTTGGAGCAGGTTCTGACTTATCTGCAGGGGGGAGGCAGGCGTTTGTCCGCTCAGTACGCGGACGTGTTTGGTAAGATCGTGATCCGGGAGGACCGGATCAGCCTGCCCTCGCGGCGGGTCGAACGCGAGTACCTCATGAACGTCGGCACAATCCCGGCCGAGGGCGTTATCACCGTGTTCCTGGGCCGCCAAAAACTTGGGCAGCTCGAGGAAGGCTTTATCAAGAGGTTAAACCTGGGCGATCGCTTCGTGCTGGCCGGCCGGATCGTGCAACTCGTCGAGACCAATGCCTGTTATGTGAAGGTGAAAGCCGCCGGCGGCAAAGGACCGATCGTCCCCTCCTGGAATGCGGGCCGGATGCCGCTGACTTCCGGGATTGCGCAGGAAGTGGTGCGTTTCCGGACCGAGATTAATCGTCGTCTTGACCGGCAGGATCCCGGCCTGCTCGACTGGCTCGTCGAAACGGAGGAAATCAGTGCCAGCAACGCCGAAGCCATCATCGCGCATTTCCAGGCGCAACGCCGTTTTTCGCGGGTGCCCGTCGAACGCTTATTGCTCATCGAATGTTATCAGGGCGAGGACGGCTTGCTGAATTACTTTTTCCATTCCCTCATCGGGCGAAGCGGCAACGATGCCCTGTCACGCATCATCTCCTACCGCATGAAGCAGGTCGTCGGGGGGAATGCGATGGTCACGGTCGACGATTACGGCTTTCTTCTGAGCTTGCAGCCTTTTCAGCGCATGACGCTGCCTCAGTTGCGCCAGCTCATCCGGGTCGAGGGCGCCGCCGAAGCCCTGGAGCGCGCCCTTCGTGATTCCGAACTGGTCCGATGGCAGTTCCGCGGAGTCGCACAAACGGGGTTAATGGTGCCGCGCAACCGGCCGGGCGGTGAACGCCGGCTCCGGCAAATCCGCTGGAACGCCGAGATCCTCTTCCGGGTGCTCCAGGAACACGAGCCGGACCATCCGTTGTTGCAGGAGGCGTACCGCCAAGCCGAATACACGTTTCTCGACGCCGAGCGGGCCTTCGCCTTCCTGGACGAGGCGCCCGGGTACGAGTGGGATTTGCGGGAAGTGCCGGCCGTGAGCCCTTTCGCATTAGGGATGTACGTGAGCCAGATCCGTGAAGCGATGCTGCACGAGAGCCCTGAAGAAGCCATCGAGCGCCTCTATCACCAGATGTACGGCAACGAGTGACGGGTAACTGGTAACTCGTACCCGGCGGCTGGTGCCGGCAAGACGAAAGGCGCTGCTGTGCGTTATGCCTTGCGAGCTGCCCGTCACCCGTTATCAGTTACCAGTTACCAGTTACTCGTTACACTATGAAACTTTCCCAGGTTGCTGCGCAACTCTACACGGTCCGGGATCACGTGCTCGACCCGTCGGGATTCTCACGCGCCATTGAGCGCCTAAAATCAATCGGCTACTCCGCCGTGGAGCTGATCCCGTCGGATAAAGTTAAGGATCAGGAGATCGCCAGGATCTGTAACGATGCGGGGATGGCGGTGGCCGCTGCGCACGTGCACCAAAGCGTGCTCATCGCTCATCCGGAAGCCATCGTGGACAAACTGCAGGTCATCGGGGCCAAGCTCGCCGTGTACGCTTACCCGGCGGAGGTTGACCTGAGTTCGCGGCTGGACATCGAGCAATTAGGCAACCGGCTTGAACAGAGCGCGGAAACGTTGGGCCGGGCCGGGCTGAAGCTGGCGTACCATAATCACGCGATCGAGTTTTCCCGGGTCGATGGGGAACGTGTCTTGAACATCCTGCGCGGAGCGGCGCCGACGTTGAGTTTTGAGCTCGACGCCTACTGGGCGCAATATGGCGGCGTCAGTCCGGAACGTTGCATCCGGGAGCTTCGAGGCAAATTAGCGGCCCTTCACCTGAAGGATTACGGGTTCGATCTCAAAAACAATCAGCCTTTTATGGCGGAAATCGGGACGGGCAATCTGGATTTTTCAGTCCTTGTGGCGGAGGCGGAACGTGTCGGGTGCGAGTGGTTCGTCGTGGAACAGGATGTCACCCCTGGCGACCCGTTTGACTCCCTGGCGCACAGTTTCCGGTACGTGCAGGACAACCTGGCGGTGCGGAACGGCCGGTAAAGTTCGGAGTTCGGAGCTCCGAGCTCCAAACCCTTGCGCCGTGGCTGCCGTGTGACATTATCCTGAGTGAGCCGTAGAATTCGCGACATCCGGTTACGCCGACTCCAGGGGCAACTCGGCGAGGTGGCGTACCAGATTACAAAAGTCCATTTCTCGCATTTTCAAGATCCGGAGCCTGTCTGGCGTCCGGCCGTGAATATTTTTCAGTGTGACAACTCCCTCAGGGTCTGCCTGGAGTTGGCGGGAATCGAGCCGGGGCAGGTGGACGTGGAGGTCCAGCCCGGACG includes the following:
- a CDS encoding DEAD/DEAH box helicase; the encoded protein is MTQDQPGAYRIAQGEPNVGARLSPVVATWFERRFREFSEAQQLCIPRILARESVLLSSPTGSGKTLAAFLGIIDDLVRETRVSGPARRCRGRIVQDPSGTAGRNGRPPDSAVPGGPGIHAIYVSPLRALTYDLQKNLQQPLAEMGLDGQIRVAMRTSDTPAGERRAIRRHPPEILLITPESLAIILCQNDYRESLRGCRYVVIDELHAIAENKRGVDLALSMERLEALCERPLCRVGLSATVAPLERMAAFLVGPRRACWIANAQVARRQVIEVFSPVRKQPYPPAGFSGTRILEEAKRLVEKSQSVLVFCNTRSGAENIGLRLKQLLPELAGRIEIHHSSLDRSVRLQVEDRLKNGELRAVVCSTSLEMGIDVGAIDLVIMVSTPKGISRTLQRLGRAGHSIHQTSYGVLVATNINDLIECVVTARLTRERRLDPVRIPELCWDVIAQHVVGMAMAAPMIHREEVLAVLRRAWPCRALTAEGLEQVLTYLQGGGRRLSAQYADVFGKIVIREDRISLPSRRVEREYLMNVGTIPAEGVITVFLGRQKLGQLEEGFIKRLNLGDRFVLAGRIVQLVETNACYVKVKAAGGKGPIVPSWNAGRMPLTSGIAQEVVRFRTEINRRLDRQDPGLLDWLVETEEISASNAEAIIAHFQAQRRFSRVPVERLLLIECYQGEDGLLNYFFHSLIGRSGNDALSRIISYRMKQVVGGNAMVTVDDYGFLLSLQPFQRMTLPQLRQLIRVEGAAEALERALRDSELVRWQFRGVAQTGLMVPRNRPGGERRLRQIRWNAEILFRVLQEHEPDHPLLQEAYRQAEYTFLDAERAFAFLDEAPGYEWDLREVPAVSPFALGMYVSQIREAMLHESPEEAIERLYHQMYGNE
- a CDS encoding sugar phosphate isomerase/epimerase — translated: MKLSQVAAQLYTVRDHVLDPSGFSRAIERLKSIGYSAVELIPSDKVKDQEIARICNDAGMAVAAAHVHQSVLIAHPEAIVDKLQVIGAKLAVYAYPAEVDLSSRLDIEQLGNRLEQSAETLGRAGLKLAYHNHAIEFSRVDGERVLNILRGAAPTLSFELDAYWAQYGGVSPERCIRELRGKLAALHLKDYGFDLKNNQPFMAEIGTGNLDFSVLVAEAERVGCEWFVVEQDVTPGDPFDSLAHSFRYVQDNLAVRNGR
- a CDS encoding Hsp20/alpha crystallin family protein, yielding MSRRIRDIRLRRLQGQLGEVAYQITKVHFSHFQDPEPVWRPAVNIFQCDNSLRVCLELAGIEPGQVDVEVQPGRLLVRGYRNPPEPAIMKAHEQTARMRVLAMEINYGAFAREISLPLDLEIERIQTEWLDAMLWIVLPRRAHA